DNA sequence from the Nicotiana tomentosiformis chromosome 3, ASM39032v3, whole genome shotgun sequence genome:
ATTAATCACATAACCTCACGGAGTTCTATtatttgactacttattagtgagctaaatataattgtattagcAATAAGCAATTATTCCTCAGAGAAATACATGtaaaaattgagattttattGTAATATATTATCAAGTGAATTCAACGATTCCCAACTCTTTCAAATTATAAATCTTCCGAAAGTTCTTAGTTTTTGTTTAAGTAATTAACAAGCTTTAAACCTCACTcgtttttcatcaaattgattctctcaaatagtagttGAAATATTAAAAGTTTGTAGCATAAATGTTCCAATCTCTATGTAACGATATTATAAACTATACTAAAATTTGACAAAGCACGAGCAGGAAAATCCTATACACATTGGCCTCGtcaaatttttggcgtcgttaccGGGGATTGTCATATATCTACTTCAGATTAAATATTTTGTTACTAATTTGAGAccttattattgttatttatctGTTACTATTATCACTAATTACTAAGTAGTACTATAACTACTACTGTCATATTAATATTAtcgctttctttttgtaatagcactttaaaaagaaaaaaagacataTTAGTACTTCTTCCTATTATTACTatcattacctttccttcatagTACTGTCACCTGTTGTATCGTTTTTTTTTCTCATTGCCAGTTCTTCGACGtacttcttttttttatttttcaatatagTTTGTTGTTAcacattattattttcttatcattgttttttttgttgttgtaataTTGTATTATTACTATTGTTATTAGTACTTCCACAATGTTATTCTTACTAATCACTATTATTCACTAGTATAACTTttgtttataattaataatattatacTATCTCAATTCGTTGTTAGTATTACTACTGATGCTTACTTGTTAGTttcattattttatatttttattttattatattatagaCTAATTACTAGTATTATTATCTACAATATTGTGGTATTTGTTTTTCTTCACTAACTATCTATATTATCTTTGAAATTTACTTTAGTTTAGTTATTAATTACTAGTACTACACTAGAAAttaatgttaattttttttacttttaaaattttaagtAGTTTATGACCCGCTCTTCTATAAAAGAATTGGCTAATTACGATCTTGAAATTGAAAGATTTCTTCGATTGCGCAGGAAAGAACAAACATCGTCTTCTTAAGGAGCAACTTGTAAAGAAATGGAAAACCATGAAGCAGAGGAGCAATTTGATGAAGTGGTGCCAAGGCCAGTAAACAGAATCCTTAGGGATTATGCTAGACCTGATTGATTCAACTGTAAATCTAGTGTCAGGAAGCCCCAGTGGCAGCCAACAACTTTGAAATCAGGACCGGCCTGATTCAGACAATTCAACAATCTTGTATCTTCATTGGTGATACAAGTAAAGACACGcatagtcatttaattaattttctagAACTTGTAGAAACTTCTAAGTACAATGGAGTACCTCCTGAAGCTATCAAGTTAAggctatttcctttttctttaaaagGAGATGCCAAGACTTGGTTGAGAAGTTTGCCTCAAGGGTCCATTACGACATGGGACCAGATGACTCAGAAGttcttaaacaaatatttttccCTGCTAAAACAACAAAGTTAAGACAAGACATATCTAATTTCTTACAGACTAACACTGAGTCAGTTTATCAAGCTTGGAAAAGATTAAAAGCAATGTTAAGAAAATGCCCACACCATGACATTCCTGAACATATGCAATTATACATTTTCTATCACGGGTTAAAACCCTCTGCCAGAAATGTGATAGATGCAGCTGCAGGAGGTTCTGTAATGGGAAAAATCACAGAGGAAGCATTGCAACTGTTGAATGAAATTTCTGAGAATGCTATCCAATGGCCATCTGAGCGTGTAATCATTAAAAAGGCTGCTATGGTAAATCAGGTTGATGCTTTAAATACACCAACGCAACAGATTGTTTCTTTAGCACAAAAAATTGAATCTTTTCAGGTAAATACACAACAATCAAACCAATCTGAGGCTTGTGACATGTGCGGAGGAAACCACTAGAACCATGAATGTCAAGCAACCAATCAAACGGATGAACATGTTAATGTCATCGGTTACAAGTCATATCCTTTTGGGAGTCTAATGGCACAAAAGCATCCAGGATTTTAGTGGAGTAACCCAAATGGTGCAGAAAACTCTCAAAGCTTCCAGAAATAACATGTACAGGGTCCGTCGGGATACCAGAGTCAAAATCATGGGCAACTGAGTTACGGACCTTATTAACAAGGATTACCATATCAGCAGAGGCCCCAACAAGCTCATCCAAGCCTTGATGACCTTTTGTACAAGTATATTAAGGTCACTGATGAAAAGATGAAAAGCCAAAATTCAtccctcaaaaatctgaaaattcagTTAAGCCAATTGGCAGCTCTTGTGTCATAAAAGATTTAGGGTCCCTTACCAAGCAATACAGAAAAAAATTCAAAGGAGCACCTTAAGACCATCACTTTATGGTCAGGTAAGAAACTTATTGAACCTTATACAGACAGACAAGAAAAGAACCAGACAGAACAACATATAGACAAGTGTAAGAATATTGAAAAACTATCTGAACcatcaaatgagagaaataaagaataaggaagaaaatatttctgAAAAAATGGCTGCCCCACCTGTGACAATTCTTTTTCCACAAAAAATGAAACAAGAAAAGCTTGATAGTCAATTTGCAAAGTTTTTGGAAATcttaaaaaaaaatcatattaATATTCCTTTTACTTATGCTTTGTTGCAAATGCCTTCATAtgctaaatttttaaaagaaattttgtcaaGTAAAAGGAAATTAGAAGAAGTTTCTATGGTAATGCTTACTGAAAAATGCAGTGCTATACTTCAAAATAAGCTACCACAAAAATTTGGTGATCCTGACAGTTTTACCATTCCATGCACTCTGGGAGGAGTATACTTTAAAAAAGCACTTTGTGATTCTAGAGTTTCAATAAATTTGATGCCATTTTCTATCTTTAGAAAACTGAATCTTGGTGAAATGAAGGGCATATGTGTTTCTCTTCAGTTTGCAGATCAAAGTACTAAGAAACCTAAGAGGATAATTGAAAATGTGCTTGTAAGAGTAGATAAGTTTGTGTTCCCTGTAGATTTTATAGTGCTTGAAATGAAAGAATATCGTGATGAACCAATAATTTTGGGTAGACAATTTTTTGCTGCAGGAAGAGCAATCATAGATGTTCATCAAGGACAACTAATTTTTAGAGTTGATGAAGAAAGAGTCATTTTTTATATGCAAAAGATACTAAGATTTTCAGGAGATGAGGCATCATCTTCATGCTTTTCTATTAACATGATTAGTGATCTTGCAGATGAATTCAGAGATGATCAATTAATTTCTGACTCAATGGAAAGATGTTTGACCAAATCAGGCACCGCACAAGATGATGATCCCACAATTAGGAGAGAATCTGAAATACTGGAAAGAGATTCTGAGGATAAGGAGATGCAATCAAAAGAAGTTCAACCAAAAATTGAACTCAAAGTTCTTCCTTCTCATTTAAAATATGTTTATCTTGAGCAAGAATTATTTTCAGTAATTATTTCATCTTCTTTGACTGGAGAACAAGAAAAAGACTTATTCAAGTCTTAAAAGCACATAAAGCAGCTTTAGGGTGGACTATAGAGGATATCAAAGGGATTAGTCCAGCAATTTGTACGCATAGAATCCTCATAGAGGATAGCTACAAGCCAATAATCCAACCCCAAAGGAGATTGAACCCTGCAATGCAGGAAGTGGTGAAAAGGGAGATTGTCAAGCTTCTAGCCGCAAGTATTATTTATCCAATTTCAGACAGCCTTGGGTAAGTCCAGTTTAGGTAGTACCAAAGAAAGGAGGTATGACAGTTATAAAGAATGAAAATAATGAACTCATACCTATGAGGACCGTTACAGGATGGAGAGtctgtattgattatagacaccTTAATGATGCTACCAGAAAAGATCATTTTTCTTTACCAtttattgatcaaatgttggaaagAATTGCAGGATATGGTTTTACTGTTTTCTTGATGGCTATTCAGGGTATAACCAAATACCAATTGCACTCGAAGATCAGGATAAGACAACTTTCACATGTCCTCATAGAACATATGCCTATAGGAGAATGCCATTTGGTCTGTGCAACGCCCCTGCTATATTTCAGCGTTGCATGTCAGTAATTTTTTCTGATATGACTGAAAAATTTCTTGAaatttttatggatgattttactctctttgaaaaaatatttgaagattgTCTTTACCACTTGACTTTAGTTCTTAAGagatgtgaagagacaaacttgaTTCTGAATTTGGAAAAATATCATTTTATGGTTACAGAGGGAATTGTTTTAGGACATAAAATCACTGCTAATGGGATAGAAGTTGATAAGGCTAAAATTAATCTTATAACAGGATTATCCCTTTCCACAACTGTTAAGGGCATTAgaagctttctaggtcatgcaggtttttatagacggttcataaaggatttttcaaaGATTTCAAAACCTCTGACTAACCTCTTGATGAAAGATATTAAGTTTGATTTTTCAGGTGATTATATGATAGCTTTTGACACCCTTAAGGAGAAATTATCAATTGCCCCTGTAGTTGTGTCCCCTGAATGGAGTCAACCTTTTGCGgttatgtgtgatgctagtgatacaGCAATTGAAGCTGTTTTAGGCCAAAGAAAGGATAAGATTTTTCGTCCTATTTACTATGCCAGTTAACACTAAATGAGGCTCAAATGAATTATGCCACAATAGAAAAATAGTTAGTGGCAGTAGTATTtgcatttgataaattttgtTCTTATTTGATAGGAACGAAGGTCACTGTTTTCACTGACCATGCAGCTTTAAAATACCTCTTAGCAAAAAAAAATGCTCGACCTAGATTGTTAAGATGGATTTTACTTCTGCAAGAATTTTGACATTgagataaaagataaaaaaaaaaggaacaaaaaaTCACATAGCTAACCATTTATCTAGACTAGAAGACCCTCCCCTTGAGTTCAACGAGATAAAAGAAGAATTTTTCGATGAACGCATTTTTTCAGTCAACTCTGTTGTGGCTCAACCACCCTGGTTTACAGATATTGCTAACTACTTGGTTGGAAGATGGACACCCCAAGATCTCTCTTACCAGCAGAGAAAAAAGTTTATTTCTGATGCTAAGTATTATTTGTGGAATGAACTTTACTTGTTCAAAATTTATGCAGATAATATCATGAGGAGGTGTGTACCTGAAGAACAGATGaccaaaattttgtgtcattgcCATGATGGAGCAATTGGAGGTTATTATGCTGCAAACCGTATGACATTTAAAGTATTGGAGGCCGAATTTTTCTAGCCAACACTCTTCAAAGATGCCCGAGATATGTCGCACAATGTGACAGGTGTCAGAAAATAGGTAATATCACTAAGAGAGATGAGATGCCATTACAATCAATACAAGTATGTAAAATATTGGATGTTTGGGGAATAGATTTCATGGGTCCTTTTCCTTCTTCTCATTCATTTGAATATATCCTTGTGGCTGTAGATTATGTATCAAGATGGGTTGAGGCCATCCCCACAAGGAAGAATGATGCTCATACAGTGTGTAGTTttcttagaaaaaatatttttactagatTTGGCACACCTCGAGTCATCATTAGTGATCAAGGAACTCATTTCATGAATAGACAATTTTCTGCTTTGCTATCAAAATATGGTATGACTCGCAAAACTGGAACACCATATCATGCTCAAACACAAGGGCAAGTTGAAGTTTCCAACCGCGAGTTAAAAAGAATTCTTGATAGCCTATAATTAATGGGCATCAAGAAAAGACTGATCATTAAAATTAGATGATGtattatgggcataccgaacaacgatCAAAATGCCAATTGGAACATCCCCATATAAATTAGTCTTTGGAAAGGCTTGCCATTTGCCAGTTGAATTAGAACACAAAGCTTTTTAGGCACTGAAAGCATTAAACTTTGAATTAACTTCTACTGGTAAAAAGAGATTTTTTCAGGTTAATGAATTGGAAGAATTGAGGTTGGaagcatatgaaaatacaaagaaattcaaggaaaaaacaaaaaaatagcaTGACAATTTGATCCGacaaaaaagttttaaaattgGAGATCAAGTACTTCTTTACAATAGCAAGCTGAGGCTATTTTCAGGAAAATTAAAACCCAGGTGGACAGGTCCTTATAATGTTACAGATGTCACTCCATATGGAGCAATTGAAATTCAACAGATCAATGGAGGAGACAAATTTAAGGTAAATAGTCACAGGTTAAAGTTGTATTTTGGAGGACATTTTGAGCAACAACCATCGGTAACCCTGATAGCCTAAACATTCCGTTGTTAATAAGTCGAGCTGACGACATTAAACTCATAACTACAATTTCCTTATCCGTAGCCATTGAGGGTGAAGCAATAGAACTTCATAAGCCCAATATAATTTGTATGAATAAATGCTTAACCAATTGATCTGGTTAATATCCAGATTATTGTACAACCAGGACATCCCATGAAGGCCTCTACAAAAACAAATCCATCTATACAGGAGTAATTTCATGGTGGTCGGTATGCCTAAGTCATTGGTTGGTTAACCATCTAATTGTGTAAATTAATTATTGGCTCAGGTAAATTTTCTGGTTTATATCAAAACCCGGACCCCATGACTGATAAGGTCTAAAAGCTAGTCCAGTCTATTATACATAGAACATGTGTAGTCACAGTTTCTTTCAAGCTTTCTTCTGTGATTGTAAATTTGAAAgctaaaaagattttttttatttaaaagttctttagtacttcatgtatttataaaaaacaaaaaaatagagTTTTAATTCCCATAAATAAAGTACTACTTATATATTATTCTCTTTCGTGGATTATTATTTTATTGTGGGTATTAAATTCACAAAATAAGAACTCttcattttttaaatattaactcttttcttcttgAATCACATAACTTCCAAGTTTATTATTCTAATTTTGTGAAAGCAAGGATTTGCATCTTCAACACAAGAAATCATTGGAATTGAGAAGAGTTATGAACATCAACAGGAAGATTCGGTAATTCTTTACTAGAACTTGCAGAGTGTTTGTCAAGAAAAAATAATAGTTGACACTAATTTTTGAAAAATGaattaggctttctttgatttcTTTTTTTTAGCCTGAAAATGcaaccaaaacaaaaaaaaaaatgtatcCCTAGTACCCAACTTTGAAGCCTGTAAACCATTCTTTCTTGTCGCACCGCAATCTAAACCAGTAAATTATAGATACTCATATATATATGTAATTACTTCTTCCTAATTGTTTCTCTTCAGTTGAAAATTCAAAGATGGagcttataaaaaaaaaagagaaagaaaaaaatggcGACAGAAAAGACATAGAAGCAGTATACATATAGATTCTTCATATATAGAGAAAATCTCTATTGTACAGAAAGTATTGTTCAAAAACCAAAGAGAAGGAAATTgcttcaaattttcagaatataTTGATTcaatagaaaaaaagaaaagaaaaaaagagttacTATAAATATTCTTTTTATTCTACCTACCTGAAGCTTAACACTACAAATCGAAAAAGCCCTAAAAGATTACAGAAAATAGTGTCTAAACTACATTAGTGGTAATTTACATAATGAGCATGCCCATGGATAAAGAAGCACAATTCTTATTGATGGTGGCCATAAATTTATCAATTCTTAAGAGTCATAGGGAGAAGAAATGCAAGTTCTTGCCAAACAAAGAAGGAATCATAAGAAAGGTAAATATTTTGTGAGGTTAAAAAGATTAGTCAATTTGGGAAAATGAGAAAATCCTTATCTTGAATAAATTTTCTCTCCACAAGGCAAACAATGATTTTTGAAGAGAGTAGTTAAAAAAATGCTTTTTCCTCGAGGACAAGTAAAAGTTCAAGTGTGGAAGAATTTGATGAATATAAATTATTCATGTATTTTCATACGTataaataagaatttttaaataaaaCATGAATAAATATATTCGATTCTCCTATATTTTCTAACAAGTTTTGCGGAGGAAAGATGAATTGAGGAAAGAGGACTACAAGCAAAACAAGGAGGAAAAAGAGCAATGCACGTAGTAGTAAACAAGAGTGAATGTAACTTTCAAGTCACAACATCAAGTGTTGAAGTTACAACATCAAATGTTGAAGTTACAACATCAAGTTTTGAAGTCACAACATCAAGACTTAAAGTTACAACATCATCTCACCTTTCCTATACATTTTCTATAAACAGGCACTCATATTGTATTGTGAAAGGGAGAGTCTTGGGGAAGAGAAAACTACTCTTCGGtctctcttttgtctttagtATTTTCTACTAGTTGTCTTTCTAATAGAAGAATAATATTTCTTCATAAGTTTTTTGTTTCTAAATTAGTTTTTTCTTACTTCATAATGGAGTAATCCTTTTTTGTTGGGATAGTTGATGaagcttgatatatatatatatatatatatatatatatatatatatatatatatatatatatatatatatatatatatatatatctcaattTTAATACATCTTTggcttgaaattttctttttataCTTTGTATTGTGCTGTAATAAtagttttaattaattatttttatcactttatagacatataaaatttattgggtCTAATCCATACAAAATTTGAATTAAATTCAATtgggttaaataattaatttggatttTACAAGCTAAATTagtccattttattattttcaagccCAAGGTCCATTTCATCTTAAGGCTCAGACTCATGCCGTGTGTCAAGTGACATGGCATATCTAGTCAAACTGAAAGCCAAAAAGATGACGCCACATGTTAAATGATGTGGTAATCCAAGTATAAAAGTAAGAACCAACCACAGGTCGCCAAGTGGCTAAAATGACATGAGCCAATCAGAATCAAACAAGAGAATTCATATGTAGCTGGACTGTCCATCCTCTACAACTACAAATAGAGGGTTAACTAACTCTCAGGGGACATTGAGAGTTGGAGAAGAACACTCCGCAATTGGTGAAGGCATCCACAAACAGAGAGATCAATCATCAAGTACATAGTTCTTCAACAAAGGAGTGATCAACGCAGTTCTTCCCGGAGATCAACCCGTAACAACAAAGTGTTGCTCGACGTTCTTGGCGATTAAATACATCACAGGGAGGTATGCATCGTCCTATATTCGAGAAAGACGCTTCTCAAGCCCTCGAATCACGGAGAATTTTAGAGAGGAGAATCAAGGAATTCATAGAATTGTActcacaaatatttatcaataaaatctctttttctttatattatttttgttgtagTTTATTTTTCGGACTACGAAAATTTATTGGGATCAAATtttggcacgcccagtgggactcATTCTGCCCTTCATCTCTCCTTCTTGCAAGTTAAAAACTACGAACTTCAAATCTACTGCTACAATGGCATTCCGCAAGTATGATGTTTCATGCAAAGATACTACTGTTGCCGCATCCGTTAAGCTCAGTCATGTTGGCCCAATCACTCGAAGCAAGTTCAAATCTAGTAGCTTGGATGAATCCGAATTCTTCGCGTCCTTGGAGATGGCAAAGAAGAGCAGATCTCACATGACGTCTACAACCACAATCTTTGGGAGCAACACCCCATTCTTGCTATTTAACGAACTTTCTCAAAAAGCCTCCAACCTTGGTGAACATGAGGATCTGGTGGATTCTCTAGTGTCAACGAAAGTCAATGCCTTAATGACCGACGCAACTAACGTGGACGAAAAGTTTGCCATGATGGAATAGACTatagaagtcttgaagaaatctgTTGAAGACAAagaccttcaaatcactcaactCATGAACAAATAGGAGGTCTATGCACTTAGAGAGTCAAGCCACGTCCCTCCTCGTTCACCTGTCTTCACCTCGCAAAAAATGGCTGTTGAGGAATCGCTTGCCAAGTTCAGCATTCAGAGGGAACAACAATCTACATCGGTTGCGGCGTTATTTGTCCAACAATTGCAAGACATGATAACAAACACCATCAGAGCTCAATACGGCGGACCATCACAAAATTCATTGTACTACTCTAAGCCTTATACTGAGAGGATTGATT
Encoded proteins:
- the LOC138908714 gene encoding uncharacterized protein; this encodes MGPDDSEVLKQIFFPAKTTKLRQDISNFLQTNTESVYQAWKRLKAMLRKCPHHDIPEHMQLYIFYHGLKPSARNVIDAAAGGSVMGKITEEALQLLNEISENAIQWPSERVIIKKAAMVNTQQSNQSEACDMCGGNH
- the LOC138907370 gene encoding uncharacterized protein, with product MAAPPVTILFPQKMKQEKLDSQFAKFLEILKKNHINIPFTYALLQMPSYAKFLKEILSSKRKLEEVSMVMLTEKCSAILQNKLPQKFGDPDSFTIPCTLGGVYFKKALCDSRVSINLMPFSIFRKLNLGEMKGICVSLQFADQSTKKPKRIIENVLVRVDKFVFPVDFIVLEMKEYRDEPIILGRQFFAAGRAIIDVHQGQLIFRVDEERVIFYMQKILRFSGDEASSSCFSINMISDLADEFRDDQLISDSMERCLTKSGTAQDDDPTIRRESEILERDSEDKEMQSKEVQPKIELKVLPSHLKYVYLEQELFSVIISSSLTGEQEKDLFKS